One Solanum lycopersicum chromosome 4, SLM_r2.1 DNA window includes the following coding sequences:
- the LOC101252169 gene encoding uncharacterized protein, whose protein sequence is MGLADTIQENNQASNQNRAKAMIFLLHHLDESLKMEYLTVKDPLVLWNNLKDRYDHLKLVVLPHARYDWINLRLQDFNSISEYNSSMFKIISQLKLCGENITDHDMLEKTFSTFPASSMLLQQQYREMGFKKYSELISHLLAAEQHNDLLMKNHESRPTGSMSFPEVNTTNFHTSKREKGRGPSRDRGRGRNLNHGDRLALNNNIKHLQFKKKNEKDDVVQKKNSDNKCYRCGKKDIGHVPVVRQGTWLSYIKLR, encoded by the coding sequence ATGGGTCTAGCAGACACCATCCAAGAAAATAATCAAGCATCGAATCAAAACCGTGCTAAGGCGATGATATTTCTCCTTCATCACCTTGATGAGAGTTTGAAAATGGAATATCTCACTGTTAAGGATCCTCTGGTGTTGTGGAACAATTTAAAAGATAGATATGACCACCTGAAGTTGGTCGTCCTTCCACATGCACGTTATGACTGGATCAACTTGAGACTTCAAGATTTTAATTCTATCAGTGAGTATAACTCTTCCATGTTTAAAATTATCtcacaattaaaattatgtggagAAAATATCACTGACCATGATATGCTGGAAAAAACGTTTTCCACTTTCCCTGCCTCGAGTATGCTTCTGCAGCAGCAATACAGAGAAATGGGATTTAAAAAGTATTCCGAATTAATCTCACATCTCCTTGCTGCTGAACAACATAATGATTTACTGATGAAAAACCATGAAAGTCGACCTACTGGTTCTATGTCATTTCCTGAAGTAAATACGACAAATTTTCATACCTCTAAGCGTGAAAAAGGTCGTGGCCCCAGTCGTGACCGTGGTCGTGGAAGAAATTTAAATCATGGTGATCGTCTTGCactaaataataacattaaacaCCTGCAGtttaaaaagaagaatgaaaaagatGACGTAGTGCAGAAGAAAAATTCAGACAACAAATGTTATCGATGTGGAAAAAAGGACATCGGTCACGTACCTGTCGTACGCCAAGGCACCTGGTTGAGTTATATTAAGCTTCGCTGA
- the LOC101251875 gene encoding GDSL lipase-like, giving the protein FDIEKKVTTTLFVFGDSMFDPGNNNYIMNPSAYKANFEPYGISYFKYPTGRFSDGRRLPDFISTFTPLSEFANLPTIPAFYQALHNHYINHGVNFASAGAGCLDETYREKKKVDGTTREKGSKALLSNAVYLFIIGNNDYLRLYDIPDIPSDSSCLSYTTEHEYMNMVMDSLVTVMMEIYKLAGRKFGIQDLLPLGCLPRFRGLALLKKGPHSDCLDELNSVVKKHNLALSRKFKQLKKELRGFEYSFFSIFDALKELYENPSTHGFKEAKAACCGFGPYRGFGSCGMAEAYELCENVKEHVIFDFYHPTGKAFHHFAQLWWQGNSNVVESQSLKSLLALLFA; this is encoded by the exons TTTGATATAGAAAAGAAAGTGACAACAACTCTTTTTGTGTTTGGAGACTCCATGTTTGATCCTGGAAACAATAATTACATAATGAATCCTTCAGCTTATAAAGCAAATTTTGAGCCATATGGAATATCATATTTTAAGTATCCTACTGGCAGATTTTCTGATGGCCGCCGCCTCCCTGATTTTATCAGTACTTTCACACCtctat CGGAATTTGCAAATTTACCAACGATTCCAGCATTTTACCAAGCTCTACATAACCATTATATTAATCATGGAGTGAACTTTGCTTCTGCTGGTGCTGGTTGTCTAGATGAAACATACCGTGAAAAG aaaaaagttgATGGCACAACTAGGGAAAAAGGTTCAAAGGCATTGTTATCCAATGCAGTCTACTTGTTCATCATAGGCAACAACGATTATCTACGTCTTTATGACATTCCAGATATACCTTCAGACTCGTCTTGCTTATCTTATACAACAGAGCACGAATACATGAATATGGTGATGGATAGCCTCGTTACAGTCATGATG GAAATATACAAGTTAGCTGGGAGAAAATTTGGGATCCAGGATTTGTTGCCTTTGGGTTGTTTACCAAGATTTAGGGGTCTTGCTTTGCTTAAGAAAGGTCCTCATAGTGATTGCTTGGATGAACTCAACTCTGTAGTAAAGAAGCACAATTTAGCTCTTTCGCGGAAATTTAAACAGTTGAAGAAGGAATTAAGAGGTTTCGAATACTCATTCTTCAGTATCTTTGATGCTCTTAAGGAACTCTACGAAAATCCTTCAACACATG gTTTCAAAGAAGCAAAGGCAGCATGCTGTGGGTTTGGTCCATACAGAGGATTTGGTAGTTGTGGAATGGCAGAGGCTTATGAGTTGTGTGAAAATGTGAAGGAACATGTAATATTTGACTTTTATCATCCCACTGGAAAGGCTTTCCATCACTTTGCGCAACTATGGTGGCAGGGAAATTCAAATGTGGTTGAGTCTCAAAGTTTGAAATCCTTATTAGCCTTATTATTCGCTTGA